Proteins co-encoded in one Desulfovibrio sp. Huiquan2017 genomic window:
- a CDS encoding ATP synthase F0 subunit C, with the protein MKIAKILFTTLAMVLVASVAFAAEGADPVMSAKAYATAIGMGIAAGLCGIGQGMGVKGACEGIARNPEAGGQLSTTLILGLAFIESLAIYALVVNLILLFVV; encoded by the coding sequence ATGAAAATCGCGAAGATTCTGTTCACCACCCTGGCTATGGTTCTGGTTGCTTCCGTTGCCTTCGCCGCTGAAGGCGCCGATCCGGTCATGTCCGCCAAGGCCTACGCCACCGCCATCGGCATGGGCATCGCCGCCGGTCTGTGCGGTATCGGCCAGGGCATGGGCGTGAAGGGTGCTTGCGAAGGCATCGCCCGCAACCCCGAAGCCGGTGGTCAGCTGTCCACCACCCTGATTCTGGGCCTGGCCTTCATCGAGTCTCTGGCCATTTACGCCCTGGTTGTTAACCTGATCCTGCTCTTCGTGGTCTAA
- a CDS encoding redox-sensing transcriptional repressor Rex → MKSEHIPKATIGRLAVYIQVLENLLRDGNEVISSERLARACSVNSSQIRKDLAYFGEFGVRGVGYYVQELITSIKQSLGIDRQWKCALIGVGNMGSALLRHHDFEKRGFKICAAFDCDPDKIGLEFEGMEIVCPTHLKEQAPELGLEIGIIATPPDRAQRAANHLVEANIRGIINFAPSRINVPKHIPVEYVDFFDHLYSIAFQITLGSD, encoded by the coding sequence ATGAAAAGCGAACACATCCCCAAAGCGACCATCGGACGGCTTGCCGTCTACATCCAGGTCCTCGAAAACCTCCTGCGTGACGGCAACGAGGTTATCTCTTCCGAGCGCCTGGCTCGCGCCTGCTCCGTCAATTCCTCCCAGATTCGAAAGGATCTGGCGTACTTTGGTGAATTCGGCGTCCGTGGCGTAGGATACTACGTCCAGGAGCTGATCACCTCCATCAAGCAGTCGCTGGGCATCGACCGGCAGTGGAAATGCGCCTTGATCGGCGTGGGCAACATGGGCAGCGCCCTGCTGCGCCATCACGATTTCGAGAAGCGCGGGTTCAAGATCTGCGCCGCCTTCGATTGCGATCCGGACAAGATCGGGCTTGAATTCGAAGGCATGGAGATCGTCTGCCCCACGCACCTCAAGGAGCAGGCCCCGGAATTGGGCCTTGAAATCGGCATTATCGCCACCCCCCCGGATCGGGCGCAACGCGCGGCCAACCACCTCGTGGAGGCCAACATCCGGGGTATCATCAACTTCGCCCCGTCCAGGATCAACGTGCCCAAGCACATCCCCGTGGAGTACGTTGATTTCTTCGACCACCTGTATTCCATTGCGTTCCAGATAACCCTCGGCAGCGATTAG
- a CDS encoding TerC family protein, which yields MFEGLWTLENGIALVTLAGLEIVLGIDNIVFVVVVTNKLPAASRDAARRLGIGLAMVTRIALLLAISAIMGLTAPLFTLLGHVVSGRDVVLLTGGLFLLAKATHEIHDKLEGPPPGEGTDRAVRSYAGAVIQILLLDVVFSLDSVITAVGMAQHLTVMIAAIVIAVGVMLWFAGPVSAFVSAHPTVQMLAFSFLLLVGIFLMAEGMHKHIDRGYIYFAMAFSLFVEFMNLKVRKRTA from the coding sequence ATGTTCGAAGGACTGTGGACCCTGGAAAACGGTATCGCCCTGGTCACCCTGGCCGGGCTGGAGATCGTGCTCGGCATCGACAACATCGTCTTCGTGGTGGTGGTCACCAACAAGCTGCCCGCAGCCTCGCGGGACGCGGCCAGGCGGCTGGGCATCGGGCTGGCCATGGTCACCCGCATCGCCCTGTTGTTGGCCATCTCGGCCATCATGGGGCTGACCGCGCCGCTGTTCACCCTGCTCGGGCATGTGGTCTCGGGCCGCGACGTGGTTCTGCTGACCGGCGGGCTATTCCTGCTGGCCAAGGCCACCCACGAAATCCACGATAAGCTGGAAGGACCGCCTCCGGGCGAGGGGACGGACCGGGCCGTCCGCTCCTATGCCGGGGCCGTCATTCAGATCCTGCTGCTCGACGTGGTCTTTTCCCTGGACTCGGTCATCACCGCCGTGGGCATGGCCCAGCACCTCACGGTCATGATCGCGGCCATCGTCATTGCCGTGGGGGTCATGCTGTGGTTCGCCGGGCCGGTTTCGGCGTTCGTGTCCGCCCATCCCACGGTGCAGATGCTCGCCTTCTCCTTCCTGCTGCTGGTCGGCATTTTCCTCATGGCCGAGGGCATGCACAAGCACATTGATCGCGGGTACATCTATTTCGCCATGGCGTTCTCGCTGTTCGTGGAGTTCATGAACCTGAAGGTCAGAAAGCGGACCGCCTAG
- a CDS encoding methyltransferase domain-containing protein → MDEYGRIATLYDPLVGAPLRPIHQAMAERLAKAGGNILDLCCGTGLLARQALALGLSVTGVDLSPHMLAVAGRKRPGATYILADAAALPLPDHGFNAVSISFALHEKPLLTARAILTEARRMIQPGGLVLVADYISAGPNQSWLTGRAIRMVERLAGREHHARFLDYMADGGALPLLGRAGLTARLERTFMDGWVGLYAASTPAD, encoded by the coding sequence ATGGATGAATACGGCCGCATCGCCACCCTGTACGATCCCCTGGTCGGCGCGCCCCTGCGCCCCATCCACCAGGCCATGGCCGAACGGCTGGCCAAGGCGGGCGGAAACATCCTGGACCTGTGCTGCGGCACCGGGCTCCTGGCCCGGCAAGCCCTCGCTCTGGGCTTGTCCGTGACCGGCGTGGACCTCTCCCCGCACATGCTCGCCGTGGCCGGGCGCAAGCGGCCCGGCGCGACCTACATCCTGGCCGATGCCGCGGCCCTGCCCCTGCCGGACCACGGCTTCAACGCCGTATCCATCAGCTTCGCCCTGCACGAGAAGCCCCTGCTCACGGCCCGGGCCATCCTGACCGAGGCCCGCCGCATGATTCAACCGGGCGGGCTCGTCCTCGTGGCCGACTACATCTCGGCGGGCCCGAACCAGTCCTGGCTCACGGGCCGGGCCATCCGCATGGTCGAACGACTGGCCGGACGCGAACACCACGCCCGGTTCCTCGACTACATGGCCGACGGCGGCGCACTCCCCCTCCTGGGCCGCGCCGGGCTGACCGCCCGGCTGGAGCGTACCTTCATGGACGGATGGGTCGGGCTGTACGCGGCTTCGACACCGGCCGATTGA
- a CDS encoding transporter substrate-binding domain-containing protein, which translates to MLRTMPPLRILAAALFALLLSAHPARAGATAPIAPEDDWSPVPVCVFGMPESGDAVRNDNTGFVTEVLRAALAPAGYDLIHRDIPYLRARDELSRGSIQCTLTSKGTPEGAGQARSVIIAYDLAVVYVSARGFSGLHDLAGQKVAHLYGHDFQRLLPVRIRPQTTYDRTSAIHMLDRGRVRYVVGEETMLKDAVRKSGLPSTEFGFSRFMSMDVVPLFAPTSEGIRLRDIFDRRMGEMAKSGELAAIYTRHGLPEDRIRHILSTAGD; encoded by the coding sequence ATGCTTCGTACCATGCCCCCCCTACGAATACTTGCCGCCGCACTGTTCGCCCTGCTCCTGTCCGCGCATCCCGCCCGCGCAGGCGCCACGGCCCCCATCGCGCCCGAGGACGACTGGTCGCCCGTGCCCGTCTGCGTATTCGGCATGCCCGAGTCCGGGGACGCCGTGCGCAACGACAACACCGGCTTCGTCACCGAAGTGCTCCGGGCCGCCCTGGCCCCGGCTGGCTACGACCTGATCCACCGGGACATTCCCTACCTCCGCGCCCGCGATGAACTGTCCAGGGGGAGCATCCAATGCACGCTGACTTCCAAAGGCACACCGGAAGGGGCAGGCCAGGCCCGATCGGTCATCATCGCCTACGACCTGGCCGTGGTCTATGTCTCTGCCCGGGGATTTTCCGGCCTTCACGACCTGGCGGGCCAAAAAGTCGCCCACCTGTACGGCCACGACTTCCAGCGGCTGCTGCCGGTGCGGATTCGACCCCAGACCACGTATGACAGAACCTCGGCCATCCACATGCTCGACCGGGGACGCGTCCGCTATGTCGTCGGCGAAGAAACCATGCTCAAAGACGCCGTGCGCAAATCCGGCCTGCCATCGACCGAATTCGGTTTTTCCCGGTTCATGAGCATGGACGTGGTCCCGCTTTTCGCGCCCACGTCCGAGGGAATCCGCCTGCGGGACATCTTCGACCGGCGCATGGGCGAGATGGCCAAATCCGGGGAACTGGCGGCCATCTATACCCGACATGGGCTTCCCGAGGACCGAATCCGGCACATTCTCTCGACGGCCGGAGATTGA
- a CDS encoding Crp/Fnr family transcriptional regulator, with protein sequence MKFTGVNLLDELDRPELADLRSVFRKRTFAKNTVIFRPDEGEDLVFVVASGRIRVYLAYEDKEFTLAILNPGDPYSTHSGCYIQTMEDAEILVTDVRSVKRCMAEIPLFTRTMVRVLGHILRNSFSIIGGLAFKDIYNRLMDFILAEARALGAPENGGCLLRLDLTIEQLSRLMGATRQTVSTLLNDMERAGLMEKRGRGEYFIHDLDALAKAAGGDSERSGKPVG encoded by the coding sequence ATGAAATTCACCGGGGTCAATCTGCTCGACGAACTGGACCGGCCCGAGCTGGCCGATCTGCGATCGGTTTTCCGCAAGCGCACCTTTGCCAAGAACACCGTCATCTTTCGGCCGGACGAGGGCGAGGATCTGGTCTTTGTGGTCGCCTCGGGCCGCATCCGGGTCTATCTGGCCTATGAGGACAAGGAGTTCACCCTGGCCATCCTCAACCCCGGCGATCCCTATTCGACCCACTCCGGCTGCTACATCCAGACCATGGAGGATGCGGAAATTCTGGTCACGGATGTGCGCTCGGTCAAGCGCTGCATGGCCGAAATCCCCCTGTTCACGCGGACCATGGTCCGCGTGTTGGGGCATATCCTGCGCAACTCCTTCTCGATTATCGGCGGTTTGGCCTTCAAGGATATCTACAACCGGCTCATGGATTTCATCCTGGCCGAGGCTCGGGCCTTGGGCGCACCGGAGAACGGCGGCTGCCTGCTCCGGCTGGACCTGACCATCGAGCAGCTCTCACGCCTCATGGGCGCCACGCGTCAGACCGTGTCCACCCTGCTCAACGACATGGAGCGGGCCGGACTGATGGAAAAACGCGGTCGCGGCGAATACTTCATCCACGACCTTGACGCTTTGGCCAAGGCCGCTGGCGGAGATTCGGAACGATCAGGCAAACCAGTCGGTTAA
- the cooS gene encoding anaerobic carbon-monoxide dehydrogenase catalytic subunit, with protein MAKEPRPIEELTIWDDAKAMLRKARAEGIQTVHDRLDRQTPHCKFCELGTTCRNCTMGPCRVSEKNPLGVCGADADVIVARNFGRFVTGGAAGHSDHGRDLIEVLEAIVEGETKDYKITEENKLRAIAGEIGIETDGRPTMDVAHDVMECFFADFGSRKREVSFLSRVPQVRKDKWAALKMTPRGVDREIAEMMHRTHMGCDNDAPNTLIHAARTALADGWGGSMIGTELSDVIFGVPTPKMSTANLGVIKADKVNLLVHGHNPVVSEMILAAAREPELVNRAKELGATGINVAGLCCTGNELLMRQGIPMAGNHLMTELAIITGAVEAIVVDYQCIMPSLVQISGCYHTKFIDTANKARFTGAIHFDFQPKTAMEQAREIVSIAVEAFAQRDPGRVDIPCEPIEIMTGFSNEAVTAALGGSLDPLVQAIASGDIRGAVGIVGCNNPKIKQDSMNVKLAEELIKKDILVLVTGCVTTAAGKAGLLVPDAIEKAGPGLKKVCGALGIPPVLHYGSCVDNARILQLCAALANALNVDISDLPVGASSPEWYSEKAAAIGLYAVASGIYTHLGHPPNILGSKAVTDLAVSGLEDLVGATFFIEGDMVKAADMFDERIKAKRKGLGLSE; from the coding sequence ATGGCAAAGGAACCGAGACCTATTGAAGAACTGACCATTTGGGACGACGCCAAGGCCATGCTCAGGAAGGCCCGCGCCGAAGGCATCCAGACCGTCCATGACCGGCTGGACAGGCAGACCCCGCATTGCAAATTCTGCGAGTTGGGGACCACCTGCCGCAACTGTACCATGGGCCCGTGCCGGGTCAGCGAGAAGAATCCGCTGGGCGTGTGCGGCGCCGACGCCGACGTCATCGTGGCCCGCAACTTCGGTCGGTTCGTGACCGGCGGCGCGGCCGGACATTCCGACCACGGGCGCGACCTGATCGAGGTCCTGGAGGCCATCGTCGAGGGCGAGACCAAAGATTACAAGATCACCGAGGAGAACAAGCTGCGGGCCATCGCCGGGGAAATCGGCATCGAGACTGACGGCCGCCCGACCATGGACGTGGCCCACGACGTCATGGAATGTTTCTTTGCGGACTTCGGTTCGCGCAAGAGGGAGGTCTCCTTCCTGTCCCGGGTGCCCCAGGTGCGTAAGGACAAGTGGGCGGCGCTCAAGATGACCCCGCGCGGCGTGGACCGCGAGATCGCCGAGATGATGCACCGCACTCACATGGGGTGCGACAACGACGCGCCCAACACCCTCATCCATGCGGCCCGCACGGCCCTGGCCGACGGCTGGGGCGGCTCCATGATCGGCACCGAACTGTCCGACGTCATCTTCGGCGTGCCCACGCCCAAGATGTCCACGGCCAATCTCGGGGTCATCAAGGCCGACAAGGTCAATCTGCTGGTCCATGGTCATAATCCCGTGGTCTCCGAGATGATCCTGGCCGCCGCCCGCGAGCCCGAACTGGTCAACCGCGCCAAGGAGCTGGGCGCGACCGGCATCAACGTGGCGGGCTTGTGCTGCACCGGCAACGAACTGCTCATGCGCCAGGGCATCCCCATGGCGGGCAACCATCTGATGACCGAACTGGCCATCATCACCGGGGCGGTGGAGGCCATCGTGGTCGATTACCAGTGCATCATGCCGTCCCTGGTCCAGATCTCCGGCTGCTACCACACCAAGTTTATCGACACCGCCAACAAGGCGCGTTTCACCGGGGCCATCCACTTCGACTTCCAGCCCAAGACCGCCATGGAGCAGGCCCGCGAGATCGTGTCCATCGCGGTGGAGGCGTTCGCCCAGCGTGATCCGGGCCGGGTGGACATCCCCTGCGAGCCCATTGAGATCATGACCGGCTTCTCCAACGAGGCGGTCACGGCCGCGCTTGGCGGCTCGCTGGACCCGTTGGTTCAGGCCATCGCCTCGGGCGACATCCGCGGCGCGGTGGGCATCGTTGGCTGCAATAATCCCAAGATCAAACAGGATTCCATGAACGTGAAGCTCGCTGAGGAGCTGATCAAGAAGGACATCCTTGTGCTCGTCACCGGCTGCGTGACCACGGCCGCGGGCAAGGCCGGGCTGCTCGTGCCCGACGCCATCGAAAAGGCCGGACCGGGCCTGAAAAAGGTCTGCGGCGCGCTGGGCATCCCGCCGGTCCTGCACTACGGCTCCTGCGTGGACAACGCCCGCATCCTCCAACTGTGCGCGGCCCTGGCCAATGCCCTGAACGTGGACATCTCGGACCTGCCCGTGGGCGCGTCCTCGCCCGAATGGTACTCCGAGAAAGCCGCCGCCATCGGCCTCTACGCCGTGGCCTCGGGCATCTACACGCACCTGGGCCATCCGCCGAACATCCTCGGCTCCAAGGCCGTCACCGACCTGGCCGTGTCCGGACTCGAAGACTTGGTCGGCGCGACCTTCTTCATCGAAGGGGACATGGTCAAGGCCGCCGACATGTTCGACGAACGCATCAAAGCCAAGCGCAAAGGCCTCGGCCTGAGCGAGTAG
- a CDS encoding ArsA-related P-loop ATPase, producing MKIAFAGKGGVGKTSVCAWVADWLARSGRNVWLVDADTALSLGQASGLSPAALPEPLVRRGDLVRERIHAGGFLNLNPEVGDLPEELAVDLPLGGEPMPGVTAGHKRLLVMGAVTNAGGGCACDANALLKALLAHVVMDRDEWVLVDLEAGVEHLGRGTVAHVDGLVVVSEPSMRSLQTGAEVGRMAADLGLDNQVLVLNRHGGGEPPRLDGLPGRWLAVPMLAGLAARQMTDGSVLGLPESDRLDGLVRDLLRDLLEHLAG from the coding sequence ATGAAAATAGCGTTTGCAGGCAAGGGCGGCGTGGGCAAGACCTCGGTGTGCGCGTGGGTGGCGGACTGGCTGGCCCGTAGCGGCAGGAACGTGTGGCTGGTGGACGCGGACACGGCCTTGTCCCTGGGGCAGGCCTCGGGGCTTTCCCCCGCGGCGTTGCCCGAACCGCTTGTCCGGCGCGGTGATCTGGTGCGCGAACGCATTCACGCGGGCGGTTTCCTGAATCTGAATCCAGAGGTGGGCGACCTGCCCGAGGAACTGGCCGTGGACCTGCCGCTGGGCGGCGAGCCGATGCCGGGTGTGACGGCGGGACACAAGCGGCTGCTGGTCATGGGCGCGGTGACCAATGCGGGCGGCGGGTGCGCCTGTGACGCCAACGCGCTTTTGAAGGCGCTTCTCGCACACGTTGTCATGGACCGCGACGAGTGGGTCCTGGTGGATCTGGAGGCGGGCGTGGAGCATCTCGGACGCGGCACCGTGGCCCATGTGGACGGGCTGGTGGTGGTGTCGGAACCGAGCATGCGCAGTTTGCAGACCGGAGCCGAAGTGGGACGCATGGCCGCGGACTTGGGGCTGGATAACCAAGTGCTGGTGCTCAACCGGCACGGGGGTGGGGAGCCGCCCCGGCTGGACGGATTACCCGGGCGCTGGTTGGCCGTGCCGATGCTGGCCGGGCTGGCGGCGCGTCAGATGACGGACGGCTCCGTGCTCGGGCTGCCCGAGAGCGACAGGCTGGACGGCCTGGTGCGTGACCTGCTGCGTGACCTGCTGGAACACCTCGCAGGTTGA